Below is a window of Drosophila nasuta strain 15112-1781.00 chromosome X, ASM2355853v1, whole genome shotgun sequence DNA.
ATGTTGCCAATTTTCATGCATGTCATTGCATTGTTCCATTAGTACTTTAAGTTAAAGTATGTAACTGGAATAGCAAATGCATCTGTGCGTTATCTCTCTGTCTTGCTCTTGCATTCGCATTTTAACTCCTTTTTcttgtttacaatttacagTTTGACGTCAATAGACGAGCACACTATAAATACACATTTTCCAGGGGCCTTCTCatgcaattttgcaattgcaacttccccacacacacacatacacatatgcgCAGTTGTTGTTCTCCTCCTCTCAGCGTCCCGCTCAAATGACCTGCTTCTCGTTAGTGTGTGAGACACATTGACGATTATGTGGGTCAATGATAGCAGCTGGATTTGGCCGAAAACGCTCTACAAATTCCCAAGACAACAAATGCATTAAGCATAAATTCACATAATATCATACTTAATAGAATCCCATTTaactttcttttgtttttgtgaagGCTCTTAAACCTAAAGTTACAGATTTTTAATCAAAGATTGGAAATAGGAGTTGtacgttgttgtttttttctctttaaaTTAGATCcaacaaaatatgataaatgGGAAACTTTTAGACACAGGAAAAGGATTTATATTTGTGcccaattgttttttttatttttaatcattttaaacttttattacagcatgaaatttgaaagaaattaaaaaactttttttgttttaaaatttgcttTCCATCAAAAATATCTTTTGATTTTATGAAAAGTATAGTAATAGGTTAggacttgttttatttttttatatgatgCAAAAAGAGTTTAGCCACGgttgaaaacaattaataaattagtttttgttaaaatattttttccattcgagcttattttgaatttcataaattacaataagTTAAGAATGTATTTATTCACATGATGCAATATATTGTGAATGATCTTTGCCATTGTGTCTCGTCTGTCGCTCTCTTTAATAACAAAGTGAGAGAGTGATtcagaaaaagaaagagagattGGGAGAGTGGAGTCCACGTTGTGACGGAGCTTTTTGCGTGCAATTTGGCGGGTGCTGCCaacctgttttttttttttttttttttttttgggcaaacAGTGCGTTGCATTTTTGTTCTTCTgctttccattttcattttttgtttgattttgttgtttctcgCTTGCGTTTATTTTGGTTATTTTGatgcaaatgttgcaaaacGAAATTTTGGCAAAATGATGCATGCCACACGCCGCCGAAAACGTACCAAGTGTGTCTAAATGTATTTAggttttttaatatttgcctTTTTGATGCATTTTACTaatcaaaatgtgtttttcaCATTCTTTATGTTTTGCAGAGCGGACACTGAAAGCGatacgacagcaacaacaaacacattgacattatcatcatcatcagcagcagcagcagcatcatcaacaaccacatcaacaacagtagcagcagcagcagcagccgtaggagcagcaataacaaccttagcagcagcaacgacaacaacaacaactactgcaCAACCCTTGAAAGATAACTCGAATATCAGAGGCAGTGCTAAGTTgcaagcagcggcagcagtacaaaagctacagcagcagcagcagcaacaacagtcgcagcagcaacagcagcatatTGTGAGTGTTGAGCGGCCCTTGAAGTGCCTGGAGACGCTTGCGCAGAAAGCGGGCATCACATTTGACGAGAAATACGATTTTGCTAGTCCCCCCCATCCGGGAATAGGCGCAACCACGCCCActcataacaacaacaacaataataacagcagcaataacaacaacaacacgcagcttaacaacaataacgtcAAAAGCGGCACGCCCACTTCTATAGCACAGACGCCGCCCTCATCACGTCGTCAGACACCAACAtcagtcgcagcagcaacaactcctgcaacagcaacagcagcagcagcagccgctgtaCGTTCGCGTAGCGTATCTCGTTCGCGCTCACGCTCCAGCACACCAACCTCACGTCCcgcagtagcaacagcagcagcagcaacatcgatTGCCGTTGccgcaaccacagcagcaatcTCATTGACTACTGCAACAGCAGTGAGCGGTCATCACATCGTCGGCACGCTGGAGAAATCACAGAGCCCCGCCCAACAGGTGGCATCCGCTGCGGCGGTGCCACTGCAAATCTCACcagagcaactgcagcaattCTATGCCAACGGCCCGTATGCTGCCATCCAGGTGAAGCAGGAGTTTCCCACACACACCGGCGGCAACAACACAACCACCACCGAACTAAAGCATGCGGCCAGTCTGCTGGATGCCACACAGACAACGCAGCTGCAACAGATGCAGTTGCAACAGTTGACGGGCGGCGATGCagcggttgctgctgcagcagccgcagctgccgccgccgctggtGCTGCCGGCAGTCCGGCGAATGCGCAACAAACGGCGCTGCAACAGCAGGCCCAACAGCaggtgcaacagcagcaggcccagcagcagcaacaggcccagcaacagcagcagcagcaacactccACGGCCATTAGCACGATGTCACCGATGCAATTGGCTGCCACGGGCGGTGTGCCCGGTGATTGGGCTGCCGGACGCACTGTGCAGTTGATGCAGCCGCAAAGTTTTCTGTATCCACCCATCATGGTGTCGAGCAATCTGTTGGGCCAGCAGCCGATACAAGTGATTGCGGCCAGCAAGCATTTTCAGGGCAGCGGCCCACAGATGATAACGACAACCACACAGAATGCCAAGCAAATGATTGGCGGTCAAGCGGGATTTGCGGGCGGAACTTATGCCATACCATCGAGTCAATCGCCACAGACGCTGCTCTTTTCACCCGTCAACGTCATTTCGCATTcgccgcagcagcaaacgTTGCTGCAATCGATGGCCGCAGCGGCcgctcagcagcaacagcagcagcagcaacaacagcagcaacaacagcagcagcaacagcagcagcagcaactgacacagcagcagcaacaacagttgacCGCTGCAGCCGCACAACAGGCCGCCGCCTTGGCGGTGAGTGCAGCGGCTGCCACCAAAGTGGGCGATGGCACCGGCAAGTTGCAACAGAAGGTGGTGCAAAAGGTGACGACCACAACGAACACGGTGCAGGCGGCCAGCGGTGCGGCCGGCGGTGGTGTTGTCGCCcaggcgcagcagcagcaacagcaacagacgACAACGCAGCAGTGCGTTCAGGTGTCGCAGTCAACGCTGCCGGGCGTCAGTGCCGCTCAGGCAGCACAATTGATCAATCCGCTGCAGGGCGGCGCCGCCGGTCAGCCGCAGCAGATGCAGTTGGCGCCGTGGTTCTGGCAAAATGGTTTGCAGCCCTTTGGCGCAAATCCGATTATATTGCGCGGCCAGCCGGATGGAACTTCCAGCATGTTTATCCAGCAACCAGCGACGCATCAGGCGCTGCAGACCCAGCAGAATCGTAagtaaaaagcaaacattCATTCTTTCTTCTGAACCGGTTCGTTATAGTGGAAAGTCTGAGTTAGTTTGTAGAACTTAAAACGTTAGCCTCTGATGTCTTTAGAAACCATTCATGAATCTTAAAGAGGTTCGCAATTAAATGAGAAACAAATCTCACTGTGGATTGAACCGGTTCATAATTGTAGACTAATTTTTCCTAAGCGAAGAGTCTTATCTTAAAAATACATCTTGTTTGGTTACTTATTTGTGGTACTTTTCTGTTAAATGCTAGcttaaaaaaggaaataaattgTAGCATGCACTGTGAACCATAAATTGAACCGGTTCAGAATGTTAAATGTGCATAATTGGATAGCAGATTAGTTCAACTTGCAGCGGGATCATGTTTATTTAGTTGTAGTTCtcttttagttaaattttaatttgaagaaAAGTTAAAAAGCTAAAGCTTTTTCTATGAATCACAAACTGAACCGGTTTGGAATGTAAAATGCCAATAATTTGATAGCAGATTAGTTCAACTTGCAGggaaatatttggtatttagttGTAGTACTTTTCAGAACTAAACAAATAAGTTGTAGCTTTCGCTGTGAACCACAAACTGAACCGGTTCAGAATGTAAAGATCACTTATTTGGTagaagattatttatttacgaaGTGGATTGCTTACTTAACGTTTGTTTTTCCCCTATTTACAGAGATCATTCAGTGCAATGTGACGCAGACTCCGACGAAGGCGCGTGCTCAGCTGGATGCGTTGgcgccaaagcagcagcaacagcagcagcagcaggcgacCGCCCAGCaagcgcaacagcaacagcagcagttggcgACACAGCAACAAACGGTGGCGGTGGCCACGGcacagttgcaacaacagcagctaacGGCTGCGGCACTGCAGCGCACCGGAGCACCCATCTTGCCACACAATGGGGCACAAGTGCGACCAGCCAGTTCGGTGTCCACGCAGACGGCACAGAATCAAAGTTTGCTCAAGGCAAAGATGCGTACGAAGCAGCAACCGGTGCGTCCTGCGTTGCCCACGCTCAAGACGGAGAACGGACAGGCGGCGGGCAAAGCGGGTGCGGGGCAGTTGACCGCAAATGCCAGCAATGCGTTGAGCCAACACTTGgctgtgcagcagcaacagcagcaggcggcCAGTCTGCATCAGGTGGTCACCACGGCGGGCAACAAGTaagtcacagcaacagcaacaatttgtgACTGCAActaaactttattttgttatctattgCAGAATGGTTGTGATGAGCACGTCGGGCACGCCGATCACGCTGCAGAACGGACAAACGTTGCAAACAACCGGCGTggataagcaacaacaacagcaggcgcagcaacagcagcaacagttgcagctggTGAAGAACCAACAGTTGTTCCAGCAGCAGTTTATGCAGCACCAATTGacgctgcaactgcagcagcaacaggcgcaacagcagcaggcgcaGCAACAAGCGCAGCAGCAATTAGCGCAGCAGCAAGCTCCACAGcaagcgcagcagcaacagcagccgcaacagcagcaaacactGACGAATGCAACGGCACAGCAAATATTGCAAGTGGCACCGAATACGTTTATTGcctcgcagcagcagcaacagcagcagcaacaacaactacacaaccagcaattgctgcaacaactgcagcaggtgcagcaacagcaacaagcagcggccgcgcaacagcaacaacagcagcagcaacgcgaacagcaacaaaatatcATACAGCAAATTGTGGTGCAACAAACTGCGGCAGccaaccagcaacagcaagcgcagcaacagcaacaggcggcacagcaacaacaacaggcggCGGCAGCGCAACAAGCCCAACAGCAAGCACAACAGCAAGCGgcgcagcaacagttgcagctaaCGAGTGTCCCGTTCTCCGTGTCGTCGACCACAACACCTGCGGGCATTGCCACCTCGAGTGCGTTGCAAGCGGCGTTATCTGCATCGGGTGCGGTGTTTCAGACCACAGCCAAGACGAGTAACTCGCTGCCCAGCAGCAGCGTTGTGACCATCAGCAATCAGACAACTGGGCCGCTGGTCACGAGCAGCACGGTGGCCAGCCTGCAGCAGCAGgcacagcaactgcagcagcaacagcaacagctcatCTCGGCCAGCATTGCGGCGgccacacagcaacagcaacagcagcaacaagcacagcagcaagcgcagcagcaagcacaacagcaattggctgctgctgctgctgctgcaacgccGCACACAACAACATTGACTGCAGCGTCGCCCACACAGAATCCCATACTGGCGATGACATCGATGATGAACGCCACCGTGGGGCTGCCAACAACGACGCCGCCCGTGAGCAGCGCTGTGGTCAGCACGGCGCTGGTGACgctcagcaacagcaacagcattagTACGTTGCAGGCAACACCCACCAAGGCAACCACAATGACAACAGCCAGCATACAGGACACGACCACGGTCAAGCAACAGCtgccgcaacaacagcagcagcagcagcagacacagcaacaacagcagccacaattACAGCAGACGGCTACATTGGTGCCAATAGAGTCGCCATTGCAGGCGGCAGCAACacaagcagccgcagcagctgccgcgGCAGCAGCCACATTGCTGGAGTCAAGCAAGGCTAGCGCTGAGGCGAGCAGTtcaacaacggcaacggagACAACATTGCTGAATGGCGATGCTGCTGAAGCGACGGCTGCCAAGGtgccaacgacaacagcagcagcagcagtaaccgccacagcaacagccacagttGCGGCGGCCATGCAGATGCCAGCGCTGAAGCAGAGCAATGCAGTGttgccaagcagcagcagcaatgatAGCaaaaactgcagcagcagcacagtgACAACCGTAAGCAGTACGGCGGCAATCAACGGGATTGCCAGCAGCGGGTTGCGTTCCAGCATCACCACGACAACAACTAGCACCACcactagcagcagcagcacaacgacaacaaccacgacgaacagcaacagcaacagcagcaatggtGCCAAGGATCTGCCCAAGGCAATGATTAAGCCCAATGTGCTGACGCACGTCATCGATGGCTTCATCATACAGGAGGCCAATGAGCCCTTCCCCGTTACCAGGCAACGCTACACCGACAAGGATGGCAATGATGAACCGCCCAGTAAGTGCCACAAATACTTACCCCACATACTTTgcaaacatattaaatttttgttgttttactcACGTTTACAGAGAAGAAAGCCGCGTTGCAGGAGGAACTCAAGCCAACGggtatcaacaacaacaacaacaacgcaagcaacaacacaactgGCACgacaaatgcaacagcaacggcggcTGGTGGTGCTCTGGTTGCTGTGGGCACGCTGCCAGCCGATATGGTGGCCTGCGAACAGTGCGGCAAACCCGAGCATCGAGCCAAGCTGAAGCGAAAGCGTTACTGCTCGCCTGGTTGTGCACGCCTGGCGAAGAATGGCGGCGGCGTCGGTGGCAGCAACGGCAGTGCCGTTGGCATGGTTGCACCGGATGCTATGGCTTTGGCCGACAAACTGGATGAATCTCTGGCCAATGAGGAGAAGATGCTAACGGATGCAATGACTCCAGAGCCAGCGGCGCCAATTGTACTCGCCGAGTTGCCGCCAACGGCTGTCATCTCGGTTacggcagctgcagcagcaacacccgTTGTTGCCACTGCGGCAGCGACACCCGCCacaccagcagcagccgttgttgccgctgtgcCGGTAGCAGCCACACCCAtgccgagcagcagcagcggcggcggcagcagtagctgcaacaacagcattgtCGAACGTCCCATTTGCAATTGGAGTGTCGATGAGGTGGCCGAATTCATACGCAATCTGCCCGGCTGTCAGGACTATGTGGATGACTTTGTGCAGCAAGAGATTGATGGCCAGGCGTTGCTCTTGCTCAAGGAGAATCATTTAGTGCATGCCATGGGCATGAAACTGGGGCCGGCGCTCAAAATTGTCGCGAAAGTTGAGTCGATGAAGGAGGTGAATGTGATTGCAGCAGCGGTGGCAATCAATGATGCTGGCAAGGAGGCGGGCATGGCGCAATAGTGCCACATGCCgccagcaacaataacaataacaacagcaagtaAACACTGCCCCGAGCGGGGAGACGTCAGCAGACGGAACAGCTGCTCCTCGAGTtcctccagctccagctccagtttCAGTTCCCTGTCGCTGTTGTCGCCATCGTATTCGGTGACGCCGCCGCTGTATTCGCCTGTGCTGCCCGCCAAGTGAGACCGCAACAACTGGACACTGGTTTAACCAAGGCCAATGATGTTGCGTGACACAAGCATTCCCCCCCTCCCGCCTCTTTCTAAttcctctctcactctctcagtCCTGCTGGCGCGTGACCAAGCGAATTGTTGTAGAACTCTGTACGTAATTTTAATGTAGCTTAAAATTTCTAAGGCCAATTGTATGATATAATGATGTCCATTACTGATTATATGACCCCTTAACACCTATCCACTTCCTTGCCCTCTCCCTTTTCCTCTCCTCCCTCCGCCCATGAATTGTACAATTTTATCGCATAACTTTTAGACgatatacaacaaaattgtaGATTGGTTTTGTTCTTCGGAGAAACACTCACATActtaacaaacaaacaacaaaaaaatgaagaaaagaGATCATGGCAAATATTCTTCACTaaattactatttaaaataactataaaaTTAAGGCAAATTTTAGCAGTGTAAGTTAagcgaaaagtgaaaaatttgAACAAAGTATTTGTGAAGAAGCATCATCAGCAATACgcaaaatttacatttaattcatAGTCCctaaacacatacatatatataaatacatatatctatagaTATAGttgcataattattattaccatatatctatatgtaacgataacgattacacaattattattattatactttttttttgtggtagcATTAATGCGTAATTTATAAACACAAagacactcacactcacacacacacacacacacctacgaATCGGTTATTAAGCCGACATTTATGCTATAGAGAGAGTTAAACCAGGTCTAAACTGTCGAACCAACAACTGAAGAACTAAGCTTACAAAACTATTACTTACAATTTGTACACCTAATTGTAACATTTTgcattaacaaaacaaaaaaatcaagaaaaatcaataacatttttttttatttctagtatttaagcatttttttttcaaaatcgatttttttcgctatggcaaacaaaataaaaaaacaaaacttcactgtatagtatttaataaatgtgaatATGGAAATTGTCAGTtgtctttttaatatttatgtttacagCACAGAAAACAGTTTGAAATATCCATTATCTCTTCTTTTTCAAGAGACCCTCAAATACTTACTTTTCTTTTGCCTGAAAGAGAAACCGGGacattgaaaataagaaagcCGGGGCTGTTGTTAAGCTATTgtgaaaatatgttttatttttgttaaaattctCTGGTACTTTGAATAGTTTTgaaatatatgcatacatgATTCGAAATCCTCTTGATAAATgattataattgtaataaattcaatGTGGGATTGTTATTGATGACATTTCTAATAGATTTTTCGAGTTCATCttcatttgctttaattttagttgttactatatcattttttttattattaatttcaataagaTTTGAAGGTTTTGGTTTATAAGTGTTTCAGTTTCAAAACTAAATACGTACAGCTGATACTAGATTATATCGCTTCGATTTAGACTAAGTATTTGTAAGTAATAGGTAAATGCCCATTGGATTAGCTTAATGGGACATTTCCAGAATGCACTTTAAGTCGTAGtgcttatatatataaaaaaaaattgtttatagaGGTTTTTAGTGGCAAAAGCGTAAGACgggatttttttttgttcggaTCATGTAAATCGATCATATTATTGACAACTTATACCCCAAATATATGTTATGGGTCTATCTAAAAATCGAGAAAAAAATCCGTACTCGTACCATTTTAGAAATGAGCGTGACGTGACGTCCTCAAGGTAAatgttcaaatattattttcttctaatgatttcatttacttttctttctttttttgttgtttattaattaattattattaactgTCAATTAAAGCCAATTTGCGTTTGTTTATTTAGtctataaattgaaattgtttttggtttcttttatataatagttttttgttgttgttgttgttagaatTTGTTGTTAGTACTTTAAAGcattacttttttgtttgtttgcatattAGTTTTGgattctattaaaatttgtcaaatttgTCGTCTTAAAAATACACATCGTTTATGAGTTCATACGAGTTGGTTTTTctttatgcataaatatactatatatgttttGCATATTGGTCAGATATTGTGGCATTCGAATTGTACATTCAGTTTAGAtcattgtttattgttatttttactcTTTTCTTTTGAATACCCCTACAGTtggataaaaataaaaatatttgcaattttttattttttcatattttcggtaaaaaacgaaaacttaAACATCgaatatgaaaaatttaatttacaaattaatattttcaataatttactttagttttttttcagACCTTCTTTACGTCTTCAAAATCTATCCAATTATCTGCAGAAATATTCTTTAATCGATAGTCCGATTATCCAAAATATTCTTCTTTGATTCTTTCtttggtttgtttttcttttattattaaaatactttcgGTTACATCATAAACTAGAGAAAGCTTGTAACTGTTAATTGTTTCATTAGGCTCGAGACtcttttgtttaaatattgcattttatatagtatgaATGTATATAGAGATTTCCATAGATTGTAatcgtattattattattattattattattattgtttatttatcttttCGTATTTACAGTTGTGTTTAATGCGTTtgaagcaaacaataaattgtcacaGCCGTACTCCTTATGTACACATCTATTTCCGTTAGTTGTGGTATTTACTGTAcgattattttgttgtgtcattttatttgatttatcaTCGATAGCTATCGATAATTCGTTTGCGATTGTTTGGGTCTTTTgaatgcttttgttgtttgtctgttttgctttttgcgcTCTGCTTGCTGGTCCTGTAATATGcctaaaaattaaatacat
It encodes the following:
- the LOC132797272 gene encoding polyhomeotic-proximal chromatin protein isoform X2 — its product is MMHATRRRKRTKADTESDTTATTNTLTLSSSSAAAAASSTTTSTTVAAAAAAVGAAITTLAAATTTTTTTAQPLKDNSNIRGSAKLQAAAAVQKLQQQQQQQQSQQQQQHIVSVERPLKCLETLAQKAGITFDEKYDFASPPHPGIGATTPTHNNNNNNNSSNNNNNTQLNNNNVKSGTPTSIAQTPPSSRRQTPTSVAAATTPATATAAAAAAVRSRSVSRSRSRSSTPTSRPAVATAAAATSIAVAATTAAISLTTATAVSGHHIVGTLEKSQSPAQQVASAAAVPLQISPEQLQQFYANGPYAAIQVKQEFPTHTGGNNTTTTELKHAASLLDATQTTQLQQMQLQQLTGGDAAVAAAAAAAAAAAGAAGSPANAQQTALQQQAQQQVQQQQAQQQQQAQQQQQQQHSTAISTMSPMQLAATGGVPGDWAAGRTVQLMQPQSFLYPPIMVSSNLLGQQPIQVIAASKHFQGSGPQMITTTTQNAKQMIGGQAGFAGGTYAIPSSQSPQTLLFSPVNVISHSPQQQTLLQSMAAAAAQQQQQQQQQQQQQQQQQQQQQQLTQQQQQQLTAAAAQQAAALAVSAAAATKVGDGTGKLQQKVVQKVTTTTNTVQAASGAAGGGVVAQAQQQQQQQTTTQQCVQVSQSTLPGVSAAQAAQLINPLQGGAAGQPQQMQLAPWFWQNGLQPFGANPIILRGQPDGTSSMFIQQPATHQALQTQQNQIIQCNVTQTPTKARAQLDALAPKQQQQQQQQATAQQAQQQQQQLATQQQTVAVATAQLQQQQLTAAALQRTGAPILPHNGAQVRPASSVSTQTAQNQSLLKAKMRTKQQPVRPALPTLKTENGQAAGKAGAGQLTANASNALSQHLAVQQQQQQAASLHQVVTTAGNKMVVMSTSGTPITLQNGQTLQTTGVDKQQQQQAQQQQQQLQLVKNQQLFQQQFMQHQLTLQLQQQQAQQQQAQQQAQQQLAQQQAPQQAQQQQQPQQQQTLTNATAQQILQVAPNTFIASQQQQQQQQQQLHNQQLLQQLQQVQQQQQAAAAQQQQQQQQREQQQNIIQQIVVQQTAAANQQQQAQQQQQAAQQQQQAAAAQQAQQQAQQQAAQQQLQLTSVPFSVSSTTTPAGIATSSALQAALSASGAVFQTTAKTSNSLPSSSVVTISNQTTGPLVTSSTVASLQQQAQQLQQQQQQLISASIAAATQQQQQQQQAQQQAQQQAQQQLAAAAAAATPHTTTLTAASPTQNPILAMTSMMNATVGLPTTTPPVSSAVVSTALVTLSNSNSISTLQATPTKATTMTTASIQDTTTVKQQLPQQQQQQQQTQQQQQPQLQQTATLVPIESPLQAAATQAAAAAAAAAATLLESSKASAEASSSTTATETTLLNGDAAEATAAKVPTTTAAAAVTATATATVAAAMQMPALKQSNAVLPSSSSNDSKNCSSSTVTTVSSTAAINGIASSGLRSSITTTTTSTTTSSSSTTTTTTTNSNSNSSNGAKDLPKAMIKPNVLTHVIDGFIIQEANEPFPVTRQRYTDKDGNDEPPKKKAALQEELKPTGINNNNNNASNNTTGTTNATATAAGGALVAVGTLPADMVACEQCGKPEHRAKLKRKRYCSPGCARLAKNGGGVGGSNGSAVGMVAPDAMALADKLDESLANEEKMLTDAMTPEPAAPIVLAELPPTAVISVTAAAAATPVVATAAATPATPAAAVVAAVPVAATPMPSSSSGGGSSSCNNSIVERPICNWSVDEVAEFIRNLPGCQDYVDDFVQQEIDGQALLLLKENHLVHAMGMKLGPALKIVAKVESMKEVNVIAAAVAINDAGKEAGMAQ
- the LOC132797272 gene encoding polyhomeotic-proximal chromatin protein isoform X1 yields the protein MDRRALKFMQKRADTESDTTATTNTLTLSSSSAAAAASSTTTSTTVAAAAAAVGAAITTLAAATTTTTTTAQPLKDNSNIRGSAKLQAAAAVQKLQQQQQQQQSQQQQQHIVSVERPLKCLETLAQKAGITFDEKYDFASPPHPGIGATTPTHNNNNNNNSSNNNNNTQLNNNNVKSGTPTSIAQTPPSSRRQTPTSVAAATTPATATAAAAAAVRSRSVSRSRSRSSTPTSRPAVATAAAATSIAVAATTAAISLTTATAVSGHHIVGTLEKSQSPAQQVASAAAVPLQISPEQLQQFYANGPYAAIQVKQEFPTHTGGNNTTTTELKHAASLLDATQTTQLQQMQLQQLTGGDAAVAAAAAAAAAAAGAAGSPANAQQTALQQQAQQQVQQQQAQQQQQAQQQQQQQHSTAISTMSPMQLAATGGVPGDWAAGRTVQLMQPQSFLYPPIMVSSNLLGQQPIQVIAASKHFQGSGPQMITTTTQNAKQMIGGQAGFAGGTYAIPSSQSPQTLLFSPVNVISHSPQQQTLLQSMAAAAAQQQQQQQQQQQQQQQQQQQQQQLTQQQQQQLTAAAAQQAAALAVSAAAATKVGDGTGKLQQKVVQKVTTTTNTVQAASGAAGGGVVAQAQQQQQQQTTTQQCVQVSQSTLPGVSAAQAAQLINPLQGGAAGQPQQMQLAPWFWQNGLQPFGANPIILRGQPDGTSSMFIQQPATHQALQTQQNQIIQCNVTQTPTKARAQLDALAPKQQQQQQQQATAQQAQQQQQQLATQQQTVAVATAQLQQQQLTAAALQRTGAPILPHNGAQVRPASSVSTQTAQNQSLLKAKMRTKQQPVRPALPTLKTENGQAAGKAGAGQLTANASNALSQHLAVQQQQQQAASLHQVVTTAGNKMVVMSTSGTPITLQNGQTLQTTGVDKQQQQQAQQQQQQLQLVKNQQLFQQQFMQHQLTLQLQQQQAQQQQAQQQAQQQLAQQQAPQQAQQQQQPQQQQTLTNATAQQILQVAPNTFIASQQQQQQQQQQLHNQQLLQQLQQVQQQQQAAAAQQQQQQQQREQQQNIIQQIVVQQTAAANQQQQAQQQQQAAQQQQQAAAAQQAQQQAQQQAAQQQLQLTSVPFSVSSTTTPAGIATSSALQAALSASGAVFQTTAKTSNSLPSSSVVTISNQTTGPLVTSSTVASLQQQAQQLQQQQQQLISASIAAATQQQQQQQQAQQQAQQQAQQQLAAAAAAATPHTTTLTAASPTQNPILAMTSMMNATVGLPTTTPPVSSAVVSTALVTLSNSNSISTLQATPTKATTMTTASIQDTTTVKQQLPQQQQQQQQTQQQQQPQLQQTATLVPIESPLQAAATQAAAAAAAAAATLLESSKASAEASSSTTATETTLLNGDAAEATAAKVPTTTAAAAVTATATATVAAAMQMPALKQSNAVLPSSSSNDSKNCSSSTVTTVSSTAAINGIASSGLRSSITTTTTSTTTSSSSTTTTTTTNSNSNSSNGAKDLPKAMIKPNVLTHVIDGFIIQEANEPFPVTRQRYTDKDGNDEPPKKKAALQEELKPTGINNNNNNASNNTTGTTNATATAAGGALVAVGTLPADMVACEQCGKPEHRAKLKRKRYCSPGCARLAKNGGGVGGSNGSAVGMVAPDAMALADKLDESLANEEKMLTDAMTPEPAAPIVLAELPPTAVISVTAAAAATPVVATAAATPATPAAAVVAAVPVAATPMPSSSSGGGSSSCNNSIVERPICNWSVDEVAEFIRNLPGCQDYVDDFVQQEIDGQALLLLKENHLVHAMGMKLGPALKIVAKVESMKEVNVIAAAVAINDAGKEAGMAQ